Proteins encoded by one window of Halomonas chromatireducens:
- a CDS encoding methyl-accepting chemotaxis protein translates to MHLKSIRQYVVLLAGPCLLAVVAALVVYSLFSSSRTQVIVENHTRGLLEGAIDERLAVLADAEAGRIQRELEHALTLATQLATANAMMGQRDDSGRLALSMSRRELSNLVRQTVVENPSLLDAFIGWEPDAFGRDDLHADLGEAEGYDGSGRFMPWWYRTDSGSVEVLPLGDTMESDTLLGSGVREGEYYLCPRETLAPCIIDPAPYDFGGEMLMVTSFNVPILVDGEFRGVAGVDLALDFIQALLLEANQSLYDGAGELALIAGQGGLAAYTADAERLGMPASDALGADILASVNQARDEEVTASVFRNGMIERYQPFTIGASETPWVLMVRLPEQAVMGDLTALQNLLDDQRRTDTLGMSLVGLLLAALGMAALWIVGGRVSRPLRLLADRMRGIATGNGDLTQRLPVKGRDEGAELAAQFNAFVDKVHDVLIDVRDSSESVRLAANEIAMGGEDLSRRTEQAAASLQQTSASMEEISSTVEHTSASSREANALSKSAAQVAQQSGEAVSQVVSTMDDISDASRQIGDIVKVIDGIAFQTNLLALNASVEAARAGEHGRGFAVVAGEVRQLATRSAEASRDIRGLIQASGQRVAAGTELVGQAGATMGELVASVNRVASMLGEISVAASEQSDGISQVSVAVADLDRMTQQNAAMVEESTTAAERLSDEADRLAGVIGGFKLRQ, encoded by the coding sequence ATGCACCTCAAATCGATCCGCCAGTATGTGGTTCTGCTGGCAGGCCCCTGCTTGCTGGCAGTGGTGGCGGCCCTGGTCGTCTATAGCCTGTTCTCCTCCTCCCGCACCCAGGTGATCGTCGAGAACCACACCCGAGGATTGCTCGAGGGGGCCATTGATGAGCGACTGGCGGTGCTGGCGGATGCCGAGGCGGGCCGCATTCAGCGAGAGCTCGAGCATGCCTTGACCCTGGCTACCCAGCTGGCAACTGCCAATGCAATGATGGGACAGCGCGACGATAGCGGACGCCTGGCCCTGTCCATGAGCCGTCGCGAGCTCTCCAACCTGGTGCGCCAGACCGTTGTCGAAAACCCCTCGCTACTGGACGCCTTCATCGGCTGGGAGCCCGACGCCTTCGGTAGAGACGACCTGCATGCCGACCTGGGCGAGGCGGAGGGATACGATGGCTCGGGGCGTTTCATGCCCTGGTGGTACCGCACCGACAGCGGAAGCGTGGAAGTACTCCCACTGGGCGACACCATGGAGAGTGACACTCTGCTGGGCAGCGGTGTTCGCGAAGGCGAGTACTACCTCTGCCCGCGGGAGACCCTGGCACCCTGCATCATCGACCCGGCGCCCTACGACTTCGGCGGTGAGATGCTGATGGTTACTTCCTTCAACGTGCCGATTCTGGTCGACGGTGAGTTTCGCGGCGTTGCCGGGGTCGATCTGGCGCTCGACTTCATCCAGGCGCTGTTGCTTGAGGCCAACCAGTCTCTCTATGACGGTGCCGGCGAGCTGGCGCTGATCGCCGGCCAGGGCGGTCTGGCCGCCTATACCGCCGATGCCGAGCGACTGGGTATGCCGGCCAGCGATGCGCTGGGAGCGGACATCCTGGCCTCGGTGAATCAGGCCCGCGATGAGGAAGTCACGGCCAGCGTGTTTCGCAATGGCATGATCGAGCGCTATCAGCCCTTCACCATCGGCGCGAGCGAGACACCCTGGGTGCTGATGGTCCGACTGCCGGAGCAGGCAGTGATGGGTGACCTGACGGCCCTGCAGAATCTGCTCGACGATCAACGGCGTACCGACACCCTGGGCATGAGCCTGGTGGGTCTGTTGCTGGCGGCCCTGGGCATGGCGGCGCTGTGGATAGTCGGCGGTCGGGTCTCGCGGCCGCTGCGCCTGCTCGCCGATCGCATGCGCGGGATCGCCACCGGCAATGGCGACCTCACCCAGCGGCTGCCCGTTAAGGGACGTGACGAAGGTGCCGAGCTGGCAGCGCAGTTCAATGCCTTCGTCGACAAGGTGCATGATGTGCTGATCGATGTGCGTGACAGCAGCGAGTCGGTTCGCCTTGCGGCCAACGAGATCGCCATGGGTGGGGAGGACCTTTCGCGGCGCACCGAGCAGGCGGCCGCCAGCCTCCAGCAGACCTCCGCTTCCATGGAGGAGATCTCGAGTACCGTCGAACATACCTCTGCCTCGTCACGGGAAGCCAACGCCCTGTCGAAGTCGGCCGCTCAGGTGGCGCAGCAGTCGGGCGAGGCGGTGAGCCAGGTAGTCAGTACCATGGACGACATCAGCGACGCGTCGCGGCAGATCGGCGATATCGTCAAGGTCATCGATGGCATCGCCTTCCAGACCAACCTGCTGGCGCTCAACGCTTCCGTCGAGGCGGCACGAGCCGGTGAGCATGGCCGCGGCTTTGCCGTGGTGGCCGGCGAGGTACGCCAGCTGGCGACCCGCAGCGCCGAGGCGTCGCGGGACATCAGGGGGCTGATCCAGGCCTCCGGCCAGCGGGTGGCCGCCGGTACGGAGCTGGTCGGACAGGCGGGGGCCACCATGGGCGAACTGGTCGCCAGCGTAAACCGTGTGGCCAGCATGCTGGGCGAGATCAGCGTGGCGGCCAGTGAGCAGAGCGACGGCATCAGCCAGGTCAGCGTGGCCGTGGCGGACCTGGACCGCATGACCCAGCAGAATGCCGCCATGGTCGAGGAGTCGACCACCGCCGCCGAGCGGCTGAGCGACGAGGCGGACCGGCTTGCCGGCGTGATCGGAGGCTTCAAGCTGCGCCAGTGA
- a CDS encoding host attachment protein — protein MTTYIVVADAARARVFTRDALKLQEKESLVHPAGRLHEGDLVTDGGADVQESRGPGSRSSYREDIASEHEDQLFAKQVAERIYRARVENLMDKLILVAPPKFLGLLREELDAPTRKLVIHTLAKDLSKSDLESIQQAVSDMR, from the coding sequence ATGACAACGTATATCGTGGTGGCCGATGCAGCACGGGCGCGTGTCTTTACACGCGACGCCCTCAAGCTGCAGGAGAAGGAAAGTCTCGTGCATCCTGCAGGGAGGCTGCATGAGGGCGATCTGGTGACCGATGGCGGTGCCGACGTGCAGGAATCCAGAGGACCCGGGTCACGCTCCTCTTATCGGGAGGACATCGCCTCCGAGCACGAAGACCAGCTCTTTGCCAAGCAGGTAGCCGAGCGGATCTATCGCGCTCGTGTCGAGAATCTCATGGACAAGCTGATTCTCGTGGCGCCTCCCAAGTTTCTCGGCCTACTGCGTGAAGAGCTGGATGCCCCCACCCGCAAGCTGGTCATTCATACCCTTGCCAAAGACTTGAGCAAATCCGATTTGGAGAGCATTCAGCAAGCGGTCAGCGACATGCGCTGA
- a CDS encoding LysR family transcriptional regulator, producing the protein MRYTLRQLEVFVAVAQHESVSHAARVLSLSQAAASTALSELERQFDCQLLDRIGKRLKLNALGFQLLPKAVALLDRAEEVEELLRGQRGVGSLDVGATLTIGNYLATLLISDFMQRHPDSRVRLQVRNTSAIIERIVHHELDLGLIEGDCQHEDVVMQPWVEDELAVFCSPRHPLANVGEVDMDKLLRADWIMREQGSGTRLTLEHATRHRRGRFNILLELEHTEGIKRAVESGLGIGCVSKLALRDAFRRGSLVPIPTPELDLSRQFAFIWHRHKYLATGMREFLRLCRQMTEGIQRSDEIGLPPVP; encoded by the coding sequence ATGCGCTACACCCTGCGCCAACTGGAAGTGTTCGTCGCCGTCGCCCAGCACGAGAGCGTCTCCCACGCAGCCAGGGTACTGTCGCTATCTCAGGCGGCGGCCAGCACGGCGCTCTCGGAGCTCGAGCGGCAGTTCGATTGCCAGCTGCTCGACCGTATCGGCAAGCGCCTGAAGCTAAATGCGCTGGGCTTCCAACTGCTGCCCAAGGCCGTGGCCCTGCTCGACCGGGCCGAGGAAGTCGAGGAACTGCTGCGCGGCCAGCGCGGCGTCGGCTCGCTGGACGTGGGGGCAACGCTGACGATCGGCAACTACCTCGCCACGCTGCTGATCAGCGATTTCATGCAGCGCCATCCCGACAGCCGGGTACGGCTGCAGGTGCGCAATACCAGTGCCATTATCGAGCGGATCGTGCATCACGAACTTGACCTGGGTCTGATCGAGGGCGATTGCCAGCATGAGGACGTGGTGATGCAGCCCTGGGTGGAGGACGAGCTGGCCGTCTTCTGCTCACCTCGTCATCCGCTGGCCAATGTCGGCGAGGTGGACATGGACAAGCTGCTGCGTGCCGACTGGATCATGCGCGAGCAGGGCTCCGGCACGCGGCTGACGCTGGAACATGCCACCCGCCATCGGCGCGGCCGCTTCAACATCCTGCTGGAGCTGGAGCATACCGAGGGGATCAAGCGAGCGGTGGAGTCGGGTCTGGGTATCGGCTGTGTATCGAAGCTGGCCCTGCGCGATGCCTTTCGCCGCGGCAGCCTGGTGCCGATCCCCACGCCGGAGCTGGACCTGAGCCGCCAGTTCGCCTTCATCTGGCACCGCCACAAGTACCTCGCCACCGGCATGCGCGAATTCCTGCGGCTGTGCCGACAGATGACCGAAGGGATTCAGCGCAGCGACGAAATCGGCCTGCCGCCGGTGCCCTGA
- the phnE gene encoding phosphonate ABC transporter, permease protein PhnE yields the protein MVDQTDALAARIWHRYDRKERLIRYAVLLVTVMVVYWAVRDIDIFWPWVWDAPNQISSLGARMWPPDPRRLEQIIGAMIETVHIATLATMLTIFIALPVSYIAAQNTTPNRACLWLGRFILVSSRSVNTIIWALLFVAIFGPGVLAGILAIMFRSIGFIGKLMGEAIEEIDRRPVEAMEATGASKLKVIAYAVVPQVMPAFFAIVILRWDINIRESTVLGLVGAGGIGVLLQGSIDTFAWPTVATILIAIVILVLIGEAITSILRRKVI from the coding sequence ATGGTAGATCAAACCGACGCCCTCGCCGCTCGTATCTGGCATCGCTATGACCGCAAGGAGCGCCTGATCCGCTATGCCGTGCTGCTGGTGACCGTGATGGTGGTCTACTGGGCGGTTCGCGATATCGACATCTTCTGGCCGTGGGTGTGGGATGCGCCCAACCAGATCTCGAGCCTCGGTGCGCGGATGTGGCCGCCGGACCCGCGGCGGCTGGAGCAGATCATCGGCGCCATGATCGAGACGGTGCATATCGCTACGCTGGCGACGATGCTGACGATCTTCATCGCCCTGCCGGTCTCCTACATCGCCGCCCAGAACACCACGCCGAACCGCGCCTGCCTGTGGCTGGGGCGCTTCATTCTGGTCTCCAGCCGTTCGGTGAACACCATCATCTGGGCGCTGCTCTTCGTGGCGATCTTCGGCCCCGGTGTGCTGGCGGGGATCCTGGCGATCATGTTCCGCTCCATCGGTTTCATCGGCAAGCTGATGGGCGAGGCGATCGAGGAGATCGATCGTCGTCCGGTGGAGGCCATGGAGGCCACTGGTGCCTCCAAGCTCAAGGTGATTGCCTATGCCGTCGTGCCCCAGGTGATGCCCGCCTTCTTCGCCATCGTCATACTGCGCTGGGACATCAACATCCGTGAGTCCACGGTGCTGGGGCTGGTGGGCGCCGGTGGTATCGGGGTACTTCTGCAGGGTTCCATCGACACCTTCGCCTGGCCCACCGTGGCCACCATACTGATTGCCATTGTCATCCTGGTACTGATCGGTGAAGCCATTACCAGCATTCTGCGGCGCAAGGTCATCTAG